A window of Streptomyces gilvosporeus contains these coding sequences:
- a CDS encoding S-adenosylmethionine:tRNA ribosyltransferase-isomerase, which yields MPVAIVTGASKGPGRAPDRDAVRLLVSRGGAAPAHHAFGELPGLLARGDVLVVNTSRTLPAAVDGRTGDGRGRGEPVVVHFSTRADRWHPAGREVAGCWAVELRTPDGRGGTRPRAGGPEGAVVRLPGGARLTLWAPVEPGGVRLWWGRVTGGCAMQVMRHHGRPIRYGYPEREQPPGAQQSVFAVDSPGAGSARMPGAARPFTAGLVARLVGAGVQFAPISLHTGVASAEAFEPPDAERFAVPAATAWLVNAARARRRAASRAAGGRVVAVGATAVRALESATGPDGRVRAAAGWTDLVVTPKRGVRAVDGLLTGLHEPTASTLLMLGAMAEPDVLERAYAAAGARRRLWQECGDLHLVLPG from the coding sequence ATGCCGGTGGCGATCGTGACGGGCGCATCGAAGGGACCGGGCCGGGCGCCGGACCGGGACGCCGTACGGCTGCTGGTGAGCCGGGGCGGGGCGGCGCCCGCGCACCATGCGTTCGGGGAGCTGCCGGGGCTGCTGGCGCGGGGGGACGTCCTGGTGGTGAACACCTCGCGGACGCTGCCGGCGGCGGTGGACGGCCGGACGGGGGACGGGCGGGGGCGCGGTGAGCCGGTGGTGGTGCATTTCTCGACGCGGGCGGACCGGTGGCATCCGGCGGGGCGGGAGGTCGCCGGGTGCTGGGCGGTGGAGCTGCGCACCCCGGACGGGCGGGGCGGCACCCGGCCGCGGGCGGGCGGCCCCGAGGGCGCCGTGGTGCGGCTGCCGGGCGGGGCGCGGCTGACGCTGTGGGCGCCGGTGGAGCCCGGGGGCGTACGGCTGTGGTGGGGGCGGGTGACGGGCGGCTGTGCGATGCAGGTGATGCGGCACCACGGGCGGCCGATCCGGTACGGGTACCCGGAGCGGGAGCAGCCGCCGGGGGCGCAGCAGTCGGTGTTCGCGGTGGACTCCCCCGGTGCCGGCAGTGCGCGGATGCCCGGTGCGGCCCGGCCGTTCACGGCGGGGCTGGTGGCGCGGCTGGTCGGTGCGGGGGTGCAGTTCGCGCCGATCTCGCTGCATACGGGGGTGGCGTCGGCGGAGGCGTTCGAGCCGCCGGATGCGGAGCGGTTCGCGGTGCCGGCGGCGACGGCGTGGCTGGTGAACGCGGCGCGGGCGCGGCGGCGGGCGGCTTCGCGCGCCGCGGGCGGGCGGGTGGTGGCCGTGGGGGCGACGGCGGTACGCGCCCTGGAGTCGGCGACCGGGCCGGACGGGCGGGTGCGGGCGGCCGCCGGGTGGACGGATCTGGTGGTGACCCCGAAGCGGGGGGTGCGGGCGGTGGACGGCCTGCTCACCGGGCTGCATGAGCCGACGGCCTCGACTCTGCTGATGCTGGGGGCGATGGCGGAGCCGGATGTGCTGGAGCGGGCATATGCGGCGGCCGGGGCGCGGCGCCGTCTGTGGCAGGAATGCGGTGACCTGCATCTGGTGCTGCCGGGGTGA
- a CDS encoding response regulator: MADTRSIRVLLVDDHQVVRRGLRTFLEVQDDIEVVGEASDGSEGVAAAEQLRPDVVLMDVKMPGTDGIEALRTLRGLDNPARVLIVTSFTEQRTVVPALRAGAAGYVYKDIDPEALAAAIRSVDAGHVLLQAEVAGTLLSQEEGNNGHGRGTSLTEREREVLGLIADGRSNREIARALVLSEKTVKTHVSNILMKLDLADRTQAALWAVRHGMAG, translated from the coding sequence GTGGCTGACACCCGCTCGATCCGCGTACTGCTGGTGGACGATCACCAGGTCGTACGGCGGGGACTACGCACGTTCCTGGAGGTCCAGGACGACATCGAGGTGGTGGGGGAGGCGTCCGACGGCTCCGAGGGCGTCGCGGCCGCCGAACAGCTGCGCCCGGACGTGGTCCTGATGGACGTCAAGATGCCCGGCACGGACGGCATCGAGGCGCTGCGCACCCTGCGGGGACTGGACAACCCCGCACGCGTGCTGATCGTCACCAGCTTCACCGAACAGCGCACCGTCGTCCCCGCCCTGCGGGCCGGTGCGGCGGGCTATGTCTACAAGGACATCGACCCCGAGGCGCTGGCCGCCGCCATCCGCTCCGTGGACGCCGGACACGTCCTGCTCCAGGCCGAGGTCGCCGGCACCCTGCTCTCCCAGGAGGAGGGCAACAACGGCCACGGGCGCGGCACTTCACTGACCGAACGGGAACGCGAGGTGCTCGGCCTGATCGCGGACGGACGCTCCAACCGCGAGATCGCCCGGGCGCTGGTGCTGTCGGAGAAGACGGTCAAGACCCATGTCTCCAACATCCTGATGAAGCTCGATCTCGCCGACCGGACCCAGGCCGCGCTCTGGGCGGTCCGTCACGGCATGGCGGGCTGA
- a CDS encoding GAF domain-containing sensor histidine kinase — translation MSNGPGAGIPAVSTAILAMSRHLEVRDVLKTIVASARELLDAEYAALGVPDDHGGFAQFVVDGVSAAQWKAIGPLPRQHGILAAMLHNATPERLADVREDPRFGGWPAAHPDMSDFLGLPVADGDDILGALFLANKRCPKEDGRCGFTEDDEHLLGILAQHAAIALTNARLYERSRELTIAGERARLAHELHDAVSQKLFSLRLTAQAATALVDRDPARAKDELHQVAALAAEAADELRAAVVELRPAALDEDGLVATLRSQVQVLDRAHTARVTFCSHGVRALPAAQEEAMLRVAQEALHNALRHSGAGQVEVTLTRNGLGALLRIADNGRGFDTGLVRRAGRHLGLVSMRDRAGGVGGKLTVTSEPGRGTAVEMEVPGG, via the coding sequence ATGAGTAACGGTCCGGGAGCCGGGATCCCCGCGGTGAGCACCGCGATCCTGGCCATGAGCAGGCATCTGGAGGTGCGCGACGTCCTCAAGACGATCGTGGCCTCGGCCCGCGAACTGCTGGACGCCGAGTACGCCGCCCTGGGCGTGCCCGACGACCACGGCGGCTTCGCCCAGTTCGTGGTGGACGGCGTCAGCGCCGCACAGTGGAAGGCCATCGGCCCGCTGCCGCGCCAGCACGGCATCCTCGCCGCGATGCTGCACAACGCCACCCCCGAGCGCCTGGCCGACGTCCGCGAGGACCCGCGCTTCGGCGGCTGGCCCGCCGCCCACCCGGACATGTCCGACTTCCTGGGCCTCCCGGTCGCCGACGGTGACGACATCCTCGGCGCCCTCTTCCTGGCCAACAAGCGCTGCCCCAAAGAGGACGGCCGCTGCGGCTTCACCGAGGACGACGAGCACCTCCTGGGCATACTCGCCCAGCACGCCGCCATCGCCCTGACCAACGCCCGCCTCTACGAGCGCAGCCGCGAGCTGACCATCGCGGGGGAGCGCGCCCGGCTCGCGCACGAACTGCACGACGCGGTCTCCCAGAAGCTCTTCTCCCTCCGGCTGACCGCCCAGGCCGCCACCGCCCTGGTCGACCGCGATCCGGCCCGCGCCAAGGACGAGCTCCACCAGGTCGCCGCGCTGGCCGCGGAGGCCGCCGACGAACTGCGCGCCGCCGTCGTCGAGCTGCGCCCGGCGGCCCTGGACGAGGACGGCCTGGTCGCCACCCTGCGCTCCCAGGTGCAGGTCCTCGACCGCGCCCACACCGCCCGCGTCACCTTCTGTTCCCACGGGGTCCGCGCGCTCCCGGCCGCCCAGGAGGAGGCGATGCTGCGGGTCGCCCAGGAAGCGCTGCACAATGCGCTGCGGCACTCGGGCGCCGGCCAGGTCGAGGTGACCCTCACCCGCAACGGCCTGGGCGCCCTGCTGCGCATCGCCGACAACGGCCGCGGTTTCGACACCGGACTGGTCCGCCGGGCCGGCCGGCACCTGGGACTCGTATCGATGAGGGACCGCGCCGGCGGCGTCGGCGGCAAGCTCACCGTGACGTCGGAGCCCGGCCGGGGCACCGCCGTGGAGATGGAGGTACCCGGTGGCTGA